One window of the Labilibaculum sp. genome contains the following:
- a CDS encoding GNAT family N-acetyltransferase, whose translation MNTKMQILEGKNIRLRALEPTDLKLLYKWENDSTIWEVSHTLKPFSIFILKQYLESSHLDIFETKQLRLVIELVETNTPIGLIDLFDFDPFHQRAGIGILINDTENKNKGFASEALQIFCNYAFSTLQVHQLYCNITATNEVSLRLFTKQGFKIMGNKKDWIRSKNGWLDEYSLQKINPANH comes from the coding sequence ATGAACACTAAAATGCAAATCCTTGAAGGTAAAAATATTCGATTACGGGCTCTTGAACCTACCGATTTAAAACTTCTCTACAAATGGGAGAATGATTCTACTATTTGGGAAGTCAGTCATACCTTAAAACCATTTTCAATTTTTATCTTAAAGCAATATCTGGAATCATCACATCTGGATATTTTTGAGACCAAACAACTCCGCTTAGTTATTGAATTAGTTGAAACAAATACGCCAATAGGCCTAATCGATCTATTCGATTTTGATCCATTTCACCAAAGAGCAGGGATTGGAATCTTAATAAATGATACCGAAAACAAAAACAAAGGATTTGCTTCGGAAGCCTTACAAATCTTTTGTAACTATGCATTTAGCACTTTGCAGGTTCATCAGCTATACTGTAATATTACAGCCACAAATGAAGTTAGCCTTCGCTTGTTTACAAAACAAGGATTTAAAATTATGGGAAATAAAAAAGATTGGATCCGTTCAAAAAACGGTTGGCTTGATGAATACAGCCTACAAAAAATTAATCCTGCAAACCATTAA
- a CDS encoding type I restriction enzyme HsdR N-terminal domain-containing protein — MENLNLPTYSFKIKSELQRKLIFDSIRKKYVALTPEEWVRQNFIQYLVNEKRYPGSLIAIEKKVDVNLLPQRSDIVLYNNNAQPVMIVECKSVKVKITQDVFNQIARYNMKLRVPFLVVTNGLQHYCCQMDYDKKSFKFIPEIPFYESINGLQD; from the coding sequence ATGGAAAATTTAAATTTACCAACTTATTCCTTTAAAATAAAATCTGAACTGCAAAGAAAACTAATTTTTGACAGTATTCGAAAGAAGTATGTGGCATTGACTCCTGAAGAGTGGGTCAGACAAAATTTCATTCAATATTTGGTGAATGAAAAGAGGTATCCGGGATCTTTAATTGCAATTGAAAAGAAAGTGGATGTTAATCTTCTTCCGCAGCGCAGCGATATTGTTTTGTATAATAATAATGCACAACCTGTTATGATTGTTGAATGCAAATCGGTTAAGGTAAAGATAACTCAGGATGTTTTCAATCAGATTGCACGTTACAATATGAAACTGAGAGTCCCTTTTTTGGTTGTTACCAATGGTTTACAGCATTATTGCTGCCAAATGGATTATGACAAAAAGAGTTTTAAATTTATTCCGGAAATTCCTTTTTATGAAAGTATTAATGGTTTGCAGGATTAA
- a CDS encoding AMP nucleosidase, with product MKTKEEIVKNWLTRYTGRELTDFSPYILLTNFNHYVELFAEWHNVEILGEDKAMPNASAENITIINFGMGSPNAATILDLLSAIKPKGVLFLGKCGGLKRKNKLGDLILPIAAIRSEGTSNDYLPAEVPSLPAFSLQRAVSQVISDRNRDYYTGTVFTTNKRVWEFDERFKKYLSKTRAMAIDMETATIFTVGFYNGIPTGALLLVSDQPMISDGIKTDESDAKVTLDFVEEHIRIGIESLKEIMHNKQSVKHLRF from the coding sequence ATGAAAACAAAAGAGGAAATTGTAAAAAACTGGCTAACCAGATATACCGGCCGAGAACTCACTGATTTTAGTCCATATATTCTTCTAACTAATTTTAATCACTATGTTGAGCTGTTCGCTGAATGGCACAATGTTGAAATTCTGGGCGAAGACAAAGCAATGCCAAATGCATCGGCCGAAAACATTACCATAATTAATTTTGGTATGGGGAGTCCGAATGCCGCAACAATTTTAGATTTGCTAAGTGCTATTAAACCCAAAGGAGTTCTTTTTTTAGGCAAATGCGGAGGATTAAAGCGTAAAAACAAACTTGGCGATCTAATTCTTCCAATAGCCGCAATTCGCAGCGAAGGAACCTCTAATGACTATCTGCCTGCCGAAGTCCCTTCTCTGCCGGCATTTAGTCTTCAAAGAGCAGTTTCTCAGGTCATTTCAGATCGAAACAGAGACTATTATACAGGAACAGTATTCACGACCAACAAGCGGGTATGGGAATTCGACGAACGTTTCAAAAAGTATCTGTCTAAAACCAGAGCCATGGCTATTGATATGGAAACGGCAACAATATTTACTGTCGGATTTTATAATGGAATTCCTACAGGAGCTTTGCTTTTAGTTTCGGATCAGCCAATGATTTCTGATGGAATAAAAACAGATGAAAGTGATGCAAAAGTGACACTTGATTTTGTAGAAGAACACATCCGAATAGGTATTGAATCCTTAAAAGAAATTATGCATAATAAGCAATCAGTAAAACACTTACGCTTCTAA
- the holA gene encoding DNA polymerase III subunit delta, with the protein MTFEDILKSLKKKEYAPVYFLMGEESFFIDQITDYIIENALNESDKDFNQTILYGKDTDIGTIVTTARRFPMMAEKQLVVVREAQNIKNIDQLLSYIQNPLHSTILVINYKYKSLDKRKSFTKEIAKNGILFESKKIYENQVPDWIKNYTSQQGYQIDSKACFLLAEFLGNDLGKITNAIDKLTINITETKTISPGDIEKNIGISKDFNNFELQNALGKKDVFKANQIINYFATNEKNNPMIVTIALLHSYFSKVLKYYFIKNKTNDKMVASTLQINPYFIKDYKLAAKNYNPKKLVAIIALLREYDLKSKGIGDVSTKHGDLLKELIFKILH; encoded by the coding sequence ATGACATTTGAGGATATTCTTAAAAGCCTAAAAAAGAAAGAATACGCTCCGGTTTATTTTTTAATGGGAGAAGAAAGTTTTTTTATCGATCAGATTACTGATTACATTATTGAGAATGCACTGAATGAATCTGATAAAGATTTTAATCAAACAATACTGTATGGAAAAGATACCGATATTGGTACCATAGTAACCACTGCCCGAAGGTTTCCAATGATGGCTGAAAAACAATTGGTAGTCGTTCGGGAAGCTCAAAATATAAAAAACATTGATCAGCTTCTTTCCTACATTCAGAATCCATTGCATTCAACCATACTGGTAATTAATTACAAATATAAATCCTTAGACAAAAGAAAAAGCTTCACAAAAGAGATTGCTAAGAACGGAATCTTATTTGAATCGAAAAAAATCTATGAAAATCAAGTTCCCGATTGGATAAAAAATTATACCAGTCAACAAGGATATCAAATTGATTCGAAAGCGTGCTTTTTACTTGCTGAATTTTTAGGCAACGATTTGGGTAAAATTACCAATGCAATTGATAAATTAACCATAAATATCACGGAGACTAAAACAATTTCGCCCGGCGACATTGAAAAAAATATTGGGATATCTAAAGATTTTAACAATTTTGAATTACAAAATGCATTGGGCAAAAAAGATGTTTTTAAAGCCAATCAAATCATAAACTATTTCGCTACGAATGAAAAAAATAATCCAATGATTGTAACCATTGCCTTATTACACTCGTATTTCTCAAAAGTTTTAAAGTATTATTTTATCAAAAATAAAACCAATGATAAAATGGTAGCTTCTACTTTACAAATTAATCCTTATTTTATAAAAGACTATAAACTGGCAGCAAAAAATTACAACCCCAAAAAACTAGTTGCTATAATTGCACTGCTGCGGGAATATGATCTTAAATCGAAAGGAATTGGAGATGTAAGTACGAAGCATGGAGATTTATTAAAGGAATTAATCTTTAAAATTCTTCATTAG
- a CDS encoding gliding motility-associated C-terminal domain-containing protein has product MRFYLPICLLTILICLNFSVSFGQITPVAQNDTVSITNKSLANEVVYIEVDFLENDKFSDVDGLKISILNQTDQYGKMHLIENNTLMIYYPYENSFGTDTIRYQICNENNNCSKAFVLVNVLDPNQVELMIPSSFTPNNDGTNEKFFIKGIENYPENEFIVFSRWGTKVFEKRNYSNDDAWDGGYNKAGVKLGPGDKLPKGTYFFKLIIKDKEYVKSGYIVIKY; this is encoded by the coding sequence ATGAGATTTTATCTACCCATTTGCCTGCTTACTATACTAATTTGCTTAAACTTCTCAGTAAGTTTCGGGCAGATTACTCCTGTTGCACAAAACGATACGGTTTCAATAACCAATAAAAGCCTTGCAAACGAAGTGGTATATATAGAAGTTGATTTTCTGGAAAATGACAAATTTTCTGATGTTGATGGACTTAAGATTTCAATCTTAAATCAAACCGACCAATATGGAAAAATGCATTTGATAGAGAATAACACTTTAATGATTTACTATCCTTATGAAAATTCATTTGGCACGGATACTATCCGCTATCAAATTTGTAATGAAAATAATAATTGCAGTAAAGCTTTCGTTCTCGTAAATGTTCTGGATCCAAATCAGGTTGAACTTATGATCCCATCATCCTTTACCCCCAACAATGATGGAACCAACGAGAAATTTTTTATCAAAGGAATAGAGAACTATCCTGAAAATGAATTCATCGTATTTTCCAGATGGGGAACAAAGGTTTTTGAAAAACGAAATTATTCAAATGATGATGCCTGGGATGGTGGTTACAATAAGGCCGGCGTAAAATTAGGTCCGGGGGATAAACTTCCCAAAGGAACCTATTTCTTTAAGTTGATTATTAAAGACAAAGAGTATGTGAAAAGTGGCTATATTGTTATTAAATACTGA
- a CDS encoding PorP/SprF family type IX secretion system membrane protein, translated as MNYILKQSILFAFIILCSVTLRAQEEIRFSNHKYNRLFYNPAYAGNTGFMEAVLAYRNQWVGVEGSPATTMVSFQAPINYTNSGLGAVAYHNKFGIQSDVAIFFNYAYQIQINHEGKLSMGLQAGFINKQVNWTELTFYDPNPSSPNDAIIPDNNISTWVPNFGLGFYYYTSEYYFSLSIPRLLSNDQPSTEGISNNVSFDSKSLFYYLGAGVTLPVNREINFSPSVLFVGSHKTSNLINVNLDFIHHSGVSVGAGYRSDGTWAGLFGYQLTQKLRFSYSYEKSFGNYPTKGYTNHEIILNYNLSLRKSQITSPRYF; from the coding sequence ATGAATTACATACTAAAACAATCTATTCTCTTTGCATTCATCATTTTATGCTCTGTTACCTTACGGGCTCAGGAAGAAATCCGATTTTCAAATCATAAATACAACCGACTTTTTTACAATCCAGCTTATGCTGGTAACACCGGATTTATGGAAGCTGTTCTTGCCTACCGAAACCAATGGGTAGGAGTTGAAGGATCGCCGGCAACTACAATGGTTTCATTTCAGGCTCCAATAAACTACACAAATTCGGGTTTAGGAGCTGTTGCCTACCACAACAAATTTGGAATTCAATCGGATGTTGCAATCTTTTTTAATTATGCCTATCAAATTCAAATCAACCACGAAGGTAAATTATCAATGGGATTGCAGGCTGGTTTCATTAATAAACAAGTTAATTGGACAGAATTGACTTTTTATGATCCGAACCCAAGCAGTCCTAATGATGCAATAATCCCTGATAATAACATATCAACCTGGGTACCAAATTTTGGATTAGGCTTTTACTACTACACTTCCGAGTACTATTTCAGCCTTTCCATTCCAAGATTACTTTCGAATGATCAGCCCTCAACAGAAGGCATATCAAATAATGTGAGCTTTGATTCAAAATCACTTTTCTATTATTTAGGTGCTGGAGTTACCTTGCCAGTTAACCGGGAAATTAATTTCTCTCCTTCTGTTTTATTTGTTGGTTCACATAAAACCTCGAACCTGATAAATGTAAACCTCGACTTTATACACCATAGCGGTGTATCTGTGGGAGCTGGTTACAGAAGTGATGGCACATGGGCCGGTTTATTTGGCTATCAACTAACTCAAAAACTAAGATTTTCATACTCTTATGAAAAATCTTTCGGAAATTATCCCACAAAAGGCTATACAAATCATGAAATAATATTAAATTACAATTTATCATTACGTAAAAGTCAGATTACATCACCAAGATATTTCTAG
- a CDS encoding OmpA family protein — MNRSRILHFLLIIIFVLSGVSASLAQNQQIQKVDRLYNNKEFAAAAYYYEKHLENSEDIEIKRKLADCYLQIQKDTEANYLLESIVADSEANAEDYLNYANLLKRVRNYEKAKVFFKKYAELKPENKNISNLILSCDLINELQDDHLYSIESISINSPQSDFASAFYKNGLVFVSGRKNNTSKQMDGRSGEYFLDMYFSEKSGNNFLSPKSFSDNFNTKYHEGPACFSANEKFIFFTRNKGTLNLEGKSELNIYTSRHNDTDWDKAEIFQFSGQTYSMGHPSISPDGRHLYFISNMDGGYGGTDIYVCQKSGFSWSRPINCGPAINTDGNEMFPFIAEDGYLYFASDGHIGFGGLDIFKSIFEQNEWTYPVNLGPPFNSSKDDFGYLIRKNKEIGYFSSNRNGSDDIFEFRQNPEKTQNLRGRLLASNTKSALKDVEVILMDNLSREKSTKTDEKGLFSFDIFKGKNYSLIVNKPGYKTKRILYFAPDEQTAPKQLNIAMDTTHWVRFKGNIIDQFSAHAVEEALIQIINQSYKSNSFCVTDKYGDFEQEIDPSRAYEIIIQKDGYFTKVINNYKYQSAKFEQIELQKFSVNQDMELYGVEYDEGSWELKENTIMELNNLASLLKVNPHISIEINGFTNLDKGKKENNIICRQRAKIASEYIISKGITPNRVQYKSAGYNSGRSVLVVKLTEAF, encoded by the coding sequence ATGAATAGGAGCCGAATCTTACATTTTCTCTTAATTATTATATTTGTTCTGTCAGGTGTTTCGGCATCCTTAGCTCAAAATCAGCAAATACAAAAAGTCGATCGTTTGTACAATAACAAAGAGTTTGCGGCTGCTGCTTACTACTATGAAAAACACCTCGAAAATTCTGAAGATATTGAAATAAAGAGAAAACTTGCCGATTGCTATCTTCAAATACAAAAAGATACCGAAGCAAATTATTTACTTGAAAGTATTGTTGCTGATTCGGAAGCCAATGCTGAAGACTATCTGAATTATGCAAATCTCTTAAAGAGAGTTCGCAACTATGAAAAAGCAAAAGTTTTTTTCAAAAAGTATGCGGAATTAAAACCTGAAAACAAAAATATTAGCAACTTGATTCTCTCCTGTGATTTAATTAATGAGTTACAAGATGATCACTTGTATTCTATAGAATCAATTTCTATTAACTCTCCTCAATCCGATTTTGCATCTGCATTTTATAAAAACGGGCTTGTTTTTGTTTCCGGACGAAAAAATAATACTTCGAAACAAATGGATGGTAGAAGTGGAGAATACTTTTTAGACATGTATTTTTCAGAAAAATCGGGAAATAATTTTTTAAGCCCTAAATCCTTTTCTGATAATTTTAACACGAAATATCATGAAGGACCAGCCTGCTTTAGTGCAAATGAAAAATTTATTTTCTTCACCCGAAACAAAGGAACTTTAAATCTGGAAGGGAAGTCGGAATTAAATATTTACACTTCAAGACACAATGATACTGACTGGGATAAGGCCGAAATCTTCCAATTCTCTGGTCAGACATATTCCATGGGCCATCCAAGTATTTCCCCCGACGGAAGACACCTTTATTTTATCTCGAATATGGATGGAGGCTACGGCGGTACAGATATTTATGTTTGTCAAAAGTCTGGATTTAGCTGGAGCAGGCCGATTAACTGTGGCCCTGCCATTAATACTGACGGCAACGAAATGTTCCCGTTTATTGCAGAAGATGGTTATTTATATTTTGCTTCGGACGGCCATATAGGTTTTGGGGGCTTAGATATTTTCAAATCAATTTTTGAACAAAACGAATGGACATATCCAGTTAATTTGGGGCCTCCTTTCAATTCCTCAAAAGATGATTTTGGATATTTAATCAGAAAAAACAAAGAAATTGGTTATTTTTCTTCAAACCGGAATGGCAGCGATGATATTTTTGAATTCAGACAGAATCCTGAAAAAACACAAAATCTACGTGGACGATTACTTGCCAGCAATACCAAAAGTGCTTTAAAAGATGTTGAGGTTATTCTTATGGATAATTTATCCCGAGAGAAATCAACCAAAACAGACGAAAAAGGGCTTTTTTCTTTTGATATTTTTAAAGGCAAAAATTACAGTTTAATTGTCAACAAACCTGGTTACAAAACAAAACGAATTCTCTATTTTGCTCCTGACGAACAAACAGCTCCCAAGCAATTAAATATTGCTATGGATACTACTCATTGGGTACGATTCAAAGGAAATATAATAGATCAGTTTTCTGCCCATGCTGTTGAAGAAGCCTTAATTCAGATAATTAATCAGAGTTACAAAAGTAATTCATTTTGTGTGACTGATAAATATGGTGATTTTGAACAAGAGATTGATCCTTCAAGAGCTTACGAAATCATTATCCAAAAAGATGGTTATTTCACCAAAGTAATCAACAATTACAAATATCAATCAGCAAAATTTGAGCAAATTGAACTTCAAAAATTCTCTGTCAATCAAGATATGGAACTGTACGGAGTTGAGTACGATGAGGGCTCATGGGAATTAAAAGAAAATACAATAATGGAGCTGAACAATTTAGCCAGTCTTTTAAAAGTAAATCCTCATATTTCCATTGAAATTAATGGATTTACGAATCTGGATAAAGGAAAAAAAGAAAACAATATAATTTGCCGGCAAAGAGCAAAAATCGCCTCTGAATATATAATCTCCAAAGGCATAACCCCAAATCGAGTTCAATACAAATCAGCCGGATACAATTCTGGCAGATCAGTTTTAGTTGTAAAACTAACTGAAGCATTTTAA
- a CDS encoding rhomboid family intramembrane serine protease has protein sequence MTIIIIAITVLISFAAFNKVELLYKYQFNAYQIIKRNQWYRILTYGFLHANWDHLLVNMFVLFFFGRVLETYFNYYFGASAVLYFILLYVGAIVFSTLYDLRKHREHYHYNAVGASGATSAVVFAAIFFAPLENIYFMFFIPIPGIIFALGYLYYSYYMSKKNLDNIGHSAHFYGALFGFLFPILIKPQLFSLFLHQILNF, from the coding sequence ATGACCATCATAATAATTGCCATTACTGTTTTAATATCATTTGCTGCCTTTAATAAGGTTGAGTTATTGTACAAATACCAATTTAATGCTTACCAAATAATTAAAAGAAATCAATGGTATCGAATACTTACCTATGGTTTTCTTCATGCTAATTGGGATCATCTGTTGGTGAATATGTTTGTGCTTTTTTTCTTTGGAAGAGTACTGGAAACTTATTTCAACTACTATTTTGGAGCTTCGGCAGTTCTTTATTTTATTTTGTTGTATGTTGGCGCCATTGTATTTTCAACTCTTTACGATTTAAGAAAACATCGTGAGCATTATCATTACAATGCTGTTGGTGCTTCGGGTGCTACTTCTGCTGTAGTTTTTGCGGCAATCTTCTTTGCTCCTTTAGAAAACATTTATTTCATGTTTTTTATTCCGATCCCAGGAATTATTTTCGCCTTAGGATATTTATACTATTCATATTACATGAGTAAGAAAAATTTAGATAACATTGGCCACAGTGCCCATTTCTACGGGGCTCTTTTCGGATTTCTATTTCCAATCCTTATTAAACCCCAATTATTCTCCTTATTTTTGCATCAGATTCTCAATTTCTAG
- a CDS encoding HAD family hydrolase, whose protein sequence is MQKALFLDRDGVINSDEGHYYIYKTEDFKINEGIIPSLQKISEAGYILFIVTNQGGIAKGIYSESDVEILHKHLLSVLEKKNIHIKKIYFCPHHESIAKCDCRKPSPFFIKKAIADFNIDASKSYMIGDSTRDIQAAEAAGIKGIKIKSNENISIYCDQIVKGEI, encoded by the coding sequence ATGCAAAAAGCCCTTTTTCTTGATCGTGATGGTGTAATAAACTCTGACGAAGGACATTATTATATTTACAAAACCGAAGATTTTAAAATTAATGAAGGCATTATTCCTTCCTTACAAAAAATTTCAGAAGCTGGATATATTTTATTCATAGTAACAAATCAGGGGGGTATTGCCAAAGGAATCTATTCCGAATCTGATGTGGAAATACTTCATAAACATTTACTTTCTGTTTTAGAAAAGAAAAATATCCATATAAAAAAGATTTACTTCTGCCCTCATCACGAAAGTATAGCAAAGTGTGATTGCCGGAAACCAAGTCCTTTTTTCATAAAAAAAGCCATTGCCGATTTTAATATTGATGCTTCTAAATCCTATATGATTGGAGATAGTACCAGAGATATTCAGGCTGCGGAAGCTGCCGGAATAAAGGGAATAAAAATTAAATCCAATGAAAATATTAGTATTTATTGTGATCAGATCGTAAAGGGAGAAATATAA
- a CDS encoding aminotransferase class IV: MNTAEKICLDGTLYAKDELFFGAGNRAFRYGDSLFETIHANGTEIQFLPEHLNRLTKGMDCLGMIVPHGFREKIQTDITFLIHKNKAFAGTRIRLSVFRKDGGLYAPKDNSISYLIETSPLEHDHYILNRKGLKVGIYEEMRKSHNLISRFKTGNSLPFILAANYREKMNWDDCILLNDRGNIVETISSNLFLMKDGILMTPSLENGSVSGIMREQVIEAAIDINITVFDDCVLNPEDLLAADEIFLTNAINGIQWVVAYQERRYFNKTAKLLIEELNRRAFNER, from the coding sequence ATGAATACAGCTGAAAAAATATGTTTAGACGGTACACTATACGCCAAAGATGAATTGTTTTTTGGAGCAGGAAATAGAGCCTTTCGTTATGGTGATTCACTTTTCGAAACCATTCATGCCAACGGAACTGAAATTCAGTTTCTTCCAGAACATCTTAATCGCTTAACTAAAGGAATGGACTGCTTGGGTATGATTGTTCCTCATGGATTCCGTGAAAAAATTCAAACAGATATCACTTTTTTAATCCATAAAAATAAAGCATTTGCAGGCACAAGAATTCGATTGAGCGTTTTTCGCAAAGATGGTGGACTGTATGCACCAAAGGATAATTCAATTTCTTACCTGATAGAAACTTCTCCTTTGGAACATGATCATTACATACTAAACCGAAAAGGGTTAAAAGTTGGAATTTATGAGGAAATGAGGAAATCTCACAACCTAATATCGAGATTTAAGACCGGAAATTCACTGCCATTTATTTTGGCGGCAAACTACCGTGAAAAAATGAATTGGGATGACTGTATTTTACTTAACGATAGAGGGAATATTGTAGAAACTATCAGTTCAAACCTATTTTTAATGAAAGATGGAATTTTAATGACTCCTTCGCTTGAAAATGGCAGCGTTTCCGGAATTATGAGAGAACAGGTTATTGAAGCTGCAATAGATATTAACATTACTGTTTTTGATGATTGTGTTTTAAATCCTGAAGATCTTTTGGCTGCCGATGAAATATTTCTGACCAATGCAATCAATGGTATTCAGTGGGTTGTTGCATATCAGGAAAGACGGTATTTTAATAAAACGGCTAAACTTTTAATTGAGGAATTAAACCGCAGAGCTTTTAATGAGAGATAA
- a CDS encoding YqgE/AlgH family protein has protein sequence MVDETSDFFGVGKNKINPEKGKVLIAEPFLEGRYFKRSLVLLVECNQNGAVGFVLNKPVNLTIDEVLINIAHFEGDVFIGGPVDTNRIYFLHTIPDLIPHSIHIFENLYWGGDFGVLKDLIEQKAVRPDQVRFFAGYSGWSIGQLSDEINENSWLVSQLDVQEIMDCNNERLWAQSLRRMGGRYKMWSNFPENPGMN, from the coding sequence ATGGTGGACGAGACATCAGATTTTTTTGGCGTTGGAAAGAACAAAATTAATCCAGAGAAGGGAAAAGTTTTAATTGCTGAACCTTTTTTGGAAGGTCGTTATTTTAAACGATCTCTTGTTTTATTGGTTGAATGTAACCAGAATGGTGCAGTTGGTTTTGTTCTTAATAAGCCTGTTAATTTAACAATTGATGAGGTGCTTATTAATATTGCACATTTTGAAGGTGATGTTTTTATAGGTGGTCCGGTTGATACAAATCGAATTTATTTTCTTCACACAATACCGGATTTAATTCCGCATAGTATTCATATTTTTGAAAACTTGTACTGGGGAGGTGATTTTGGAGTTTTAAAGGACTTGATTGAACAAAAGGCAGTTCGGCCCGATCAGGTTCGGTTTTTTGCAGGTTATTCTGGATGGAGCATTGGACAGCTCAGTGATGAAATTAATGAAAATTCATGGTTGGTTAGTCAGCTCGATGTTCAGGAAATAATGGATTGCAATAACGAAAGATTGTGGGCACAATCTTTGAGACGTATGGGTGGACGATATAAAATGTGGTCTAATTTTCCGGAAAACCCGGGGATGAATTAG